The proteins below come from a single Caulobacter segnis ATCC 21756 genomic window:
- a CDS encoding fumarylacetoacetate hydrolase family protein, with protein MKLLRYGPTGQERPGLMDGQGQVRDLSGVVQDIDGAALSPDSLAKLAEVDPSSLPLVAAPGRLGPCVGRVGKFICIGLNYADHAAESGLPVPTEPVIFTKATSAICGPDDDVIQPIGSTKLDWEVELGVVIGTEARYVSEERALEHVAGYCVINDVSERAFQIDGTGTWDKGKGCDTFGPTGPWLVTKDEAGDVENLGMWLKVNGELFQNGSTKTMVFKPAFLVSYVSRFMSLQPGDIISTGTPPGVGMGQKPPRYLVPGDVMELGIEGLGAQRQTVVVETRV; from the coding sequence ATGAAGCTTCTCCGTTACGGCCCTACGGGCCAAGAACGCCCAGGCCTGATGGACGGCCAAGGCCAGGTGCGCGACCTCTCGGGCGTCGTTCAAGACATCGACGGCGCCGCCCTCTCCCCCGACAGCCTCGCCAAGTTGGCCGAGGTGGATCCGTCGAGCCTTCCGTTGGTCGCCGCTCCTGGCCGCCTGGGCCCCTGCGTGGGCCGCGTCGGCAAGTTCATCTGCATCGGTCTGAACTACGCCGATCACGCCGCCGAAAGCGGCCTGCCCGTTCCGACCGAGCCCGTGATCTTCACCAAAGCCACCAGCGCCATCTGCGGCCCGGACGACGACGTCATCCAGCCCATAGGATCGACCAAGCTGGACTGGGAGGTCGAGCTGGGCGTCGTGATCGGCACGGAGGCCCGTTACGTCTCCGAGGAGCGGGCGCTTGAGCATGTCGCCGGCTATTGCGTGATCAACGACGTCTCGGAACGCGCCTTCCAGATCGACGGCACCGGCACCTGGGACAAGGGCAAGGGCTGCGACACCTTCGGCCCAACCGGCCCGTGGCTGGTCACCAAGGACGAGGCTGGCGACGTCGAGAACCTCGGCATGTGGCTGAAGGTCAACGGGGAGCTTTTCCAGAACGGCTCGACCAAGACCATGGTCTTCAAGCCCGCCTTCCTGGTCTCCTACGTCTCACGCTTCATGAGCCTGCAGCCCGGCGACATCATCTCGACCGGCACGCCGCCGGGCGTCGGCATGGGACAGAAGCCGCCGCGATATCTCGTCCCAGGAGACGTGATGGAGCTTGGCATCGAAGGTCTGGGCGCCCAGCGCCAGACGGTCGTCGTCGAGACCCGGGTCTGA
- a CDS encoding SDR family oxidoreductase: MGRLSGKTALVTAAAQGIGKASAELFAREGARVIATDINGALLGEVQGCEPRQLDVLDPDAITALAAELGAIDVLFNCAGYVHSGTILDCEEKAWALSNDLNVTAQYRAIRAFLPAMLAAGGGSIINMASVASSIKGVPNRFAYGATKAAVIGLTKAVAADFVAQGVRCNAICPGTVDTPSLNQRLADTGDYAAARDAFTARQPMGRLGKPEELAQLALYLASDESAFTTGQIHIIDGGWIN, translated from the coding sequence ATGGGAAGACTATCCGGCAAGACCGCCCTGGTGACAGCGGCCGCGCAGGGCATCGGCAAGGCGAGCGCCGAACTCTTCGCGCGTGAAGGCGCGCGGGTGATCGCCACCGACATCAATGGCGCCCTGCTGGGCGAGGTCCAGGGCTGCGAGCCGCGCCAACTGGACGTCCTGGATCCGGACGCGATCACGGCGCTGGCGGCCGAACTCGGCGCGATCGACGTCCTGTTCAATTGCGCGGGCTACGTCCACTCCGGCACCATTCTGGACTGCGAAGAGAAGGCCTGGGCGCTGTCCAACGACCTGAACGTCACGGCGCAATACCGCGCCATTCGCGCCTTCCTGCCGGCCATGCTGGCGGCGGGCGGAGGCTCGATCATCAACATGGCCTCGGTGGCCAGCTCGATCAAAGGCGTGCCCAACCGCTTCGCCTATGGCGCCACCAAGGCCGCCGTCATCGGCCTGACCAAGGCCGTGGCCGCCGATTTCGTGGCGCAAGGCGTCCGCTGCAACGCCATCTGCCCCGGCACCGTCGACACCCCGTCGCTCAACCAACGACTGGCGGACACCGGCGACTACGCGGCCGCCCGAGACGCGTTCACGGCGCGCCAGCCGATGGGGCGCCTGGGCAAGCCCGAGGAACTGGCGCAACTGGCGCTCTACCTCGCCAGCGACGAATCCGCCTTCACCACCGGCCAGATCCACATCATCGACGGCGGCTGGATCAACTGA
- a CDS encoding UxaA family hydrolase, with translation MNMQGYLRADARKGIRNVVAVAYLVECAHHVARTIVARSDDPDVHLIGFPGCYPNAYALKVMQAIGTHPNVGGVLLVSLGCESFNREALAAAVAASGRPVETLVIQESGGTAETIRKGVEAVARLKAKAAAAPRVPMAVSELVVGTICGGSDGTSGITANPAVGRAFDRLGAAGAACVFEETGELVGCEKIMASRAITPELGAELEASVRKAEAYYTVMGYGSFAPGNAEGGLTTQEEKSMGAYSKSGSAPIVGILKPGDQPPTGGLYLLDVVPDGEVRYGFPNISDNAEIVELIACGAHLILFTTGRGSVVGSAISPVIKVCANPETYRKLAGDMDIDAGRIMEGRGSLDEVGDEIFDLVLAVAGGERTVSEALGHQEFILTYKAFDPIGPACLPLRRAS, from the coding sequence ATGAACATGCAAGGCTATCTGCGCGCCGACGCGCGCAAGGGGATCCGCAACGTCGTGGCCGTGGCCTACCTGGTCGAATGCGCCCACCACGTTGCGAGGACGATCGTCGCCCGGAGCGACGATCCTGACGTCCACCTCATCGGTTTTCCGGGCTGCTACCCGAACGCCTACGCCTTGAAGGTCATGCAGGCGATCGGCACGCACCCGAACGTCGGCGGCGTGCTGCTGGTCTCGCTGGGCTGCGAGAGCTTCAATCGCGAGGCGCTGGCGGCGGCCGTCGCCGCCAGCGGCCGCCCCGTCGAGACCCTGGTTATCCAAGAGAGCGGCGGCACGGCCGAGACCATCCGCAAAGGCGTGGAGGCGGTGGCGCGCCTCAAGGCCAAGGCCGCCGCCGCGCCGCGCGTCCCCATGGCGGTGTCCGAGCTGGTTGTCGGCACGATCTGCGGCGGCTCTGACGGCACTTCCGGCATTACGGCCAATCCGGCCGTGGGCCGCGCGTTCGATCGCCTGGGCGCGGCGGGAGCGGCCTGCGTCTTCGAAGAGACGGGTGAGCTCGTCGGCTGCGAGAAGATCATGGCCAGTCGCGCGATCACGCCCGAGCTAGGCGCTGAGCTCGAGGCCAGCGTGCGCAAGGCCGAGGCCTACTACACCGTCATGGGCTACGGCAGCTTCGCGCCCGGCAACGCCGAGGGCGGCCTGACGACCCAGGAAGAGAAATCGATGGGGGCCTATTCCAAGTCGGGTTCGGCCCCGATCGTCGGCATCCTCAAGCCCGGCGACCAGCCTCCGACAGGGGGGCTCTATCTGCTGGACGTCGTCCCCGACGGCGAGGTTCGGTACGGGTTCCCCAACATCTCGGACAACGCCGAGATCGTCGAACTGATCGCCTGTGGCGCTCACCTCATACTGTTCACGACGGGCCGCGGCTCGGTGGTCGGCTCGGCGATCTCGCCGGTGATCAAGGTCTGCGCCAATCCCGAGACCTATCGCAAACTGGCGGGCGACATGGACATCGACGCCGGCCGCATCATGGAAGGCCGCGGAAGCCTGGACGAGGTCGGCGACGAGATTTTCGATCTCGTCCTCGCCGTCGCCGGCGGCGAGCGGACGGTGTCCGAAGCCCTCGGGCATCAAGAATTCATCCTAACCTACAAGGCCTTCGACCCGATTGGTCCGGCCTGCCTGCCGCTTCGGCGCGCGAGCTAA
- a CDS encoding UxaA family hydrolase yields the protein MSVVLLHPDDNILVLAAPIQAGQRLEIDGQPIVAAGDVAVGHKIARRPLSVGEKVLKYGAPIGSMTAAAAPGEHVHMHNMKSDYIASHTRQATGEDTG from the coding sequence ATGAGCGTTGTTCTGCTGCATCCGGACGACAATATCCTGGTGCTGGCCGCCCCGATCCAGGCGGGCCAGCGGCTGGAGATCGATGGCCAGCCCATCGTCGCCGCCGGCGACGTGGCGGTCGGCCATAAGATCGCCCGCCGCCCTCTGTCGGTTGGCGAGAAGGTGCTCAAATACGGCGCCCCGATCGGCTCGATGACCGCCGCCGCCGCGCCGGGCGAACACGTCCACATGCACAACATGAAAAGCGACTACATCGCCAGCCATACGCGGCAGGCGACAGGCGAGGACACGGGATGA
- a CDS encoding aldo/keto reductase has translation MRPRQPDLPRLGFGAAALGNLYTPVSDETAQAAVDAALAAGLDYFDTAPHYGFGLSESRLGDLLPNSARISTKVGRRLEPIDAPADAVRHGFAGAAPFEPVFDYSYDGVMATFEASLARLGRERVDVLLAHDLGRMTHGDAHPAQLKAFLEGGYRAMVELREAGLVGAIGLGVNEWQVCLEAAAHADFDVFLLAGRYTLLEQSALDSFLPTCVAKGVSVIAGGPFNSGILVEDAASGAPLHYNYEPAPKEIVERVARLRAVCRDHGVALPAAALRFPLAHPAVISVVPGLASAAQVNQALDWLDAPIPAAFWRDLRQAGLLHAEAPAPEDERPA, from the coding sequence ATGAGACCCCGTCAACCTGACTTGCCCCGTCTCGGCTTTGGCGCAGCGGCGCTCGGGAACCTCTACACGCCGGTCTCGGACGAGACCGCCCAGGCGGCGGTCGACGCCGCGCTCGCCGCCGGCCTCGACTACTTCGACACCGCGCCGCACTACGGCTTCGGTCTCAGCGAGAGCCGGCTGGGAGACCTTCTCCCCAACTCCGCCCGGATTTCGACCAAGGTGGGCCGCCGGCTCGAGCCCATCGACGCGCCGGCCGACGCCGTGCGGCACGGCTTCGCCGGCGCGGCGCCGTTCGAGCCCGTCTTCGACTACAGCTACGACGGGGTGATGGCGACGTTCGAGGCCAGTCTCGCGCGTCTGGGGCGTGAACGCGTGGACGTGCTTCTGGCCCACGACCTGGGCCGCATGACCCATGGCGACGCTCATCCGGCGCAACTGAAGGCGTTCCTAGAGGGCGGCTACCGAGCGATGGTCGAATTACGCGAGGCGGGCCTCGTCGGCGCCATCGGACTGGGCGTGAACGAATGGCAGGTCTGCCTCGAAGCCGCCGCCCACGCCGATTTCGACGTCTTCCTGCTGGCCGGTCGCTACACACTGCTGGAACAGTCGGCGCTCGACAGCTTCCTCCCGACCTGCGTCGCCAAGGGCGTGTCCGTGATCGCCGGCGGTCCTTTCAACTCGGGAATTCTCGTCGAGGACGCGGCCTCGGGCGCGCCGTTGCACTACAATTACGAGCCGGCGCCCAAGGAGATCGTCGAGCGCGTGGCGCGTCTGCGGGCGGTCTGCCGAGACCACGGCGTCGCCCTGCCGGCCGCGGCCCTGCGCTTTCCGCTCGCCCATCCGGCCGTGATCAGCGTCGTTCCCGGCTTGGCTTCAGCGGCTCAGGTGAACCAGGCCCTAGACTGGCTCGACGCGCCGATCCCGGCGGCGTTCTGGCGCGACCTGCGCCAGGCTGGATTGCTCCACGCCGAAGCGCCCGCCCCCGAGGACGAGAGACCCGCATGA
- a CDS encoding amidohydrolase family protein — protein sequence MLIDAHQHFWRIGQNDCVWPTPELAAIHRDFEPRDLRAAAGSNLAGAVTVQSQPSDADTDWLLRLAEDEPLILGVVGWVDLLSPRAPERIAALSARSKFKGVRPMLQDLPDDAWIAHAGLAPAIDALVAHGLSLDALVFTRHLPHLLTLATRRPDLRIVIDHGAKPPIAGEAFDEWAEAMSRLAALPQVHCKLSGLLTEARPDQPPEAITPYVDRLIALFGPDRLMWGSDWPVVNLATDYAAWLGQVKNFPALRDPAFAQAVFSDVARRFYRLDAGPQ from the coding sequence GTGCTGATCGACGCCCATCAGCACTTTTGGCGCATCGGCCAGAACGATTGTGTCTGGCCGACGCCCGAACTCGCGGCGATCCATCGGGATTTCGAGCCTCGCGATCTACGCGCCGCGGCGGGATCGAACCTGGCCGGCGCGGTGACGGTGCAATCCCAACCCAGCGACGCCGACACCGACTGGCTTCTGCGGCTCGCCGAAGACGAGCCTCTCATTCTTGGCGTGGTGGGTTGGGTCGATCTTCTGTCGCCGCGAGCGCCCGAGCGGATCGCGGCGCTATCTGCGCGATCGAAATTCAAGGGCGTGCGGCCCATGCTGCAGGACCTGCCCGATGACGCGTGGATCGCGCACGCGGGCCTCGCGCCGGCGATCGACGCCCTGGTGGCGCACGGCCTCTCTCTGGACGCCCTCGTCTTCACACGCCACCTACCGCACCTGCTGACCCTGGCCACACGGCGGCCCGATCTGCGGATCGTCATCGACCACGGCGCCAAGCCGCCAATCGCTGGCGAGGCGTTCGACGAATGGGCCGAGGCGATGTCGCGGCTCGCCGCCCTGCCCCAAGTGCATTGCAAGCTCTCAGGCCTGCTGACCGAGGCGCGACCCGATCAGCCGCCCGAGGCCATCACGCCCTATGTCGACCGGTTGATCGCGCTGTTTGGCCCGGATCGTTTGATGTGGGGCAGCGACTGGCCGGTGGTGAACCTCGCGACCGACTACGCCGCCTGGCTCGGGCAAGTGAAGAACTTCCCCGCCCTGCGCGACCCGGCGTTCGCCCAAGCGGTGTTCTCGGACGTCGCCCGTCGGTTCTATCGCCTGGATGCGGGCCCCCAATGA
- a CDS encoding zinc-binding alcohol dehydrogenase family protein encodes MMNTLVCTAPGELVLEQRPRPVPAEGEVLVRIRRVGVCGTDMHIFRGTQPYLAYPRIMGHELAGEVVSAPTGVDLAPGEAVYIMPYMSCGHCSACRKDKPNCCRNIQVLGVHVDGGLAEYLCVPAGFVGKATGLSLDEAAMVEFLAIGAHAVRRAQIQPGQSVLVVGAGPIGIAAALFAKLAGGVVTALDGRRDRLDFCAEHIGVDHTVDLGPDSAHRLGSITDGDFFDVVFDATGSPKAMEAGFAYVGHGGAYVLISVVSADITFSDPEFHKRETTLLASRNATLEDFEMVVETIRAGKAPTRALNTHSGRLADLPTDLPNWMSPEAGVIKAIVSC; translated from the coding sequence ATGATGAACACTCTAGTTTGCACTGCGCCGGGCGAACTGGTTCTGGAGCAACGCCCGCGGCCCGTTCCGGCCGAGGGCGAGGTTCTGGTACGGATTCGCCGCGTCGGCGTCTGCGGCACGGACATGCACATCTTCCGCGGCACACAGCCCTATCTCGCCTACCCGCGGATCATGGGGCACGAGTTGGCGGGAGAGGTGGTCTCGGCCCCGACCGGCGTCGATCTCGCGCCCGGCGAGGCCGTCTACATCATGCCGTACATGTCGTGCGGCCACTGCTCGGCCTGCCGCAAGGACAAGCCGAACTGCTGCCGAAACATCCAAGTGCTGGGTGTCCACGTGGATGGCGGCCTGGCTGAGTATCTCTGCGTTCCAGCGGGATTCGTGGGCAAGGCCACGGGGCTATCGCTGGATGAGGCGGCCATGGTGGAATTCCTGGCCATCGGAGCCCACGCGGTGCGACGCGCCCAGATCCAGCCCGGGCAAAGCGTTCTAGTCGTCGGAGCGGGCCCCATCGGCATCGCGGCCGCGCTGTTCGCCAAGCTCGCGGGCGGGGTGGTCACGGCGCTGGACGGCCGACGCGATCGCCTGGACTTCTGCGCCGAGCATATCGGCGTCGACCACACCGTCGACCTCGGCCCGGACTCGGCGCATCGGCTCGGCTCGATAACGGATGGCGACTTCTTCGACGTGGTGTTCGACGCGACCGGCAGCCCGAAGGCCATGGAAGCGGGGTTCGCCTATGTCGGCCACGGCGGAGCCTACGTCCTGATCTCGGTCGTGAGCGCCGACATCACATTCTCCGACCCCGAGTTTCACAAGCGCGAAACGACGCTGCTGGCCAGTCGAAACGCCACGCTGGAAGACTTCGAGATGGTGGTGGAGACAATCCGCGCGGGCAAGGCGCCCACCCGAGCGCTGAACACCCATAGCGGTCGCTTGGCCGATCTTCCGACCGATCTGCCCAACTGGATGAGCCCCGAGGCTGGCGTGATCAAGGCGATCGTCTCGTGCTGA
- the fucP gene encoding L-fucose:H+ symporter permease produces the protein MERRRQDGAVLTQAIIIALFFLWGVANNLNDVLIPHLKKAFFLSDLQSGLVQSAFYLGYFFLALPASIVMRRYGYKIAVLVGLGLFGLGALMFYPASAALQYPLFLAALFVIASGLAFLETSANPLITVLGDPATSERRLNFAQAFNPLGSITAVFLGGHFILSGVEPTKAQFDAMSAAQLAAFQAQEARSTQLPYLVIAAVVFGWAALVACTRFPAAATRPPREDVANAPSAGAAIAALFRRPRFLFGVAAQFFYVGAQVGVWSYMIRYAQHEVGLGEKAAAAYLTWSLVGFMAGRFAGTAAMGKISPTRLMAVFAAINTALTLFAALAGGKPGLMALAATSFFMSIMFPTIFATTIKDLGPLTKTGSSFLVMAIIGGAVFTALMGAISDLSAINLAILVPSACFAVVAAYGLSAARAALSMDTTTALKAPHA, from the coding sequence ATGGAAAGGCGACGTCAGGACGGGGCGGTTTTGACCCAGGCAATCATCATCGCGTTGTTCTTCCTGTGGGGCGTCGCGAACAATCTGAATGACGTGCTGATCCCTCATCTGAAGAAGGCGTTCTTCCTGTCGGACCTGCAATCGGGCCTCGTGCAGTCCGCCTTCTATCTCGGCTACTTTTTTCTCGCCCTGCCCGCCTCCATCGTCATGAGACGATATGGATACAAGATCGCTGTTCTGGTTGGCCTCGGCCTTTTTGGCCTCGGCGCCCTGATGTTCTATCCGGCTTCCGCGGCGCTCCAATACCCACTGTTTCTGGCCGCCCTGTTCGTCATCGCGTCGGGCCTGGCGTTCCTTGAGACCTCGGCCAATCCGCTGATCACCGTCCTGGGCGACCCAGCGACTTCCGAACGCCGCCTGAACTTCGCCCAGGCCTTCAATCCCTTGGGCTCGATCACGGCGGTCTTTCTCGGAGGCCACTTCATCCTTTCAGGCGTCGAGCCCACCAAGGCGCAGTTCGACGCCATGAGCGCGGCGCAACTGGCCGCCTTCCAGGCGCAGGAAGCTCGATCGACCCAGCTCCCCTATCTAGTGATCGCCGCCGTCGTCTTCGGATGGGCGGCTCTCGTGGCGTGCACGCGCTTCCCCGCCGCGGCCACCCGGCCACCGCGCGAGGACGTCGCTAACGCGCCCTCCGCAGGCGCAGCCATCGCCGCCCTGTTTCGGCGCCCACGCTTTCTGTTCGGGGTGGCCGCCCAGTTCTTCTACGTCGGCGCCCAGGTCGGGGTGTGGAGCTATATGATCCGCTACGCCCAACATGAGGTCGGCTTGGGCGAGAAGGCGGCCGCGGCTTACCTCACCTGGTCGCTTGTCGGCTTCATGGCCGGACGCTTCGCGGGAACCGCGGCGATGGGCAAGATCAGCCCGACCCGGCTGATGGCCGTGTTCGCGGCCATCAACACGGCCCTCACGCTTTTCGCGGCGCTCGCCGGTGGCAAGCCTGGCCTCATGGCTCTGGCCGCGACCAGCTTCTTCATGTCGATCATGTTCCCGACCATCTTCGCGACGACGATCAAGGATCTTGGTCCGCTGACCAAGACAGGGTCATCGTTCCTGGTCATGGCGATCATTGGCGGCGCGGTCTTCACCGCCCTGATGGGCGCGATCTCCGATCTCAGCGCCATCAACCTCGCGATCCTCGTTCCAAGCGCCTGCTTCGCGGTCGTCGCGGCCTACGGGCTGTCGGCGGCGCGGGCGGCGTTGTCGATGGACACCACCACCGCTCTGAAGGCGCCCCACGCATGA
- a CDS encoding alpha-L-fucosidase, giving the protein MKPTRRDLFSGAAAASMAFASANASAEILTPPGFDKIADGPFKPTWDSLNAAYKTPDWFRDAKFGLWAHWGPQCVPEAGDWYARGMYEQGSPAYEHHLKTYGHPADTGFMDIYPQWRAENWNPDDLLDLYVKAGAKYFVAMANHHDNFDAYDSKFHDWNSVRIGPKKDIIGIWEKAARKRGLRFGVSNHSAHAWHWFQTAYGYDPEGPRRGERYDAFKRFKADGLGTWWEGLDPQELYGGAVMPLPPGVTSIAEANKWHEANDGAWNEKAPLSNPAFVRQWYLRCKDLIDSYKPDLVYFDNFDLPLEQAGLDVTAHYYNASMGWHGGKLEAVVNIKPGDRKVPGVVADVERGLRAEISPTPWQTDTCLGSWHYSREIFDKKRYRPAAEVIHRLCDIVSKNGNLLLSVPVRGDGTIDSEERRIVEEIGGWMGRFSDAIHGTRPWVIYGEGPTSVVTGMFSEGKQQPFTAKDIRFTTKGKALYALTLGRPEGGKVSVVSLAQGGPHARRAVKRVTLAGDKTPLTFHQDRAGLHVTVPDAALHPFGVALRIEGVI; this is encoded by the coding sequence ATGAAGCCGACTAGACGCGATCTTTTTAGCGGAGCCGCCGCCGCGAGCATGGCCTTCGCTAGCGCGAACGCTAGCGCCGAGATTCTGACGCCGCCCGGGTTCGACAAAATCGCCGATGGGCCGTTCAAGCCGACGTGGGATTCGCTGAACGCGGCCTATAAGACGCCGGACTGGTTCCGCGACGCCAAGTTCGGCCTTTGGGCGCACTGGGGCCCGCAATGCGTGCCGGAGGCCGGCGACTGGTATGCCCGCGGCATGTACGAGCAAGGCAGCCCAGCCTACGAGCATCACCTGAAGACCTATGGCCATCCCGCCGACACGGGCTTCATGGATATCTATCCGCAATGGCGGGCCGAGAACTGGAACCCCGACGATCTTCTCGATCTCTATGTGAAAGCCGGCGCCAAGTATTTCGTGGCCATGGCCAACCATCACGACAACTTCGACGCCTATGACTCGAAGTTCCACGATTGGAACAGCGTCCGCATCGGTCCCAAGAAGGACATCATCGGCATTTGGGAAAAGGCGGCGCGTAAGCGGGGCCTGCGGTTCGGCGTCTCGAACCACTCGGCGCACGCCTGGCACTGGTTCCAGACCGCCTATGGCTACGACCCCGAAGGGCCTCGGCGCGGCGAACGCTACGACGCCTTCAAACGGTTCAAGGCCGATGGCCTGGGAACCTGGTGGGAAGGCCTTGATCCGCAAGAACTGTACGGCGGCGCGGTGATGCCGCTGCCGCCGGGCGTCACCAGCATCGCCGAAGCCAATAAGTGGCACGAAGCCAACGACGGGGCCTGGAACGAGAAGGCTCCGTTGAGCAATCCGGCGTTCGTTCGCCAATGGTATCTGCGCTGCAAGGACCTGATCGATAGCTACAAGCCCGATCTGGTCTATTTCGACAATTTCGATCTGCCGCTCGAGCAGGCCGGCTTGGATGTCACGGCGCACTACTACAACGCTTCCATGGGCTGGCATGGCGGCAAGTTGGAGGCCGTGGTCAATATCAAGCCCGGTGATCGCAAGGTTCCCGGCGTCGTCGCCGACGTCGAGCGTGGCCTGCGCGCCGAGATCAGCCCCACGCCCTGGCAGACCGACACCTGCCTTGGCTCTTGGCACTACAGCCGCGAAATCTTCGACAAGAAGCGCTATCGGCCGGCCGCCGAAGTGATCCATCGCCTGTGCGACATTGTCTCCAAGAACGGCAACCTTTTGCTGAGCGTGCCGGTGCGCGGCGACGGTACGATCGACTCCGAGGAGCGGCGCATCGTCGAGGAGATCGGCGGCTGGATGGGGCGGTTCTCCGACGCCATCCATGGAACCCGGCCTTGGGTGATCTACGGCGAGGGACCGACCTCCGTAGTCACCGGCATGTTCAGCGAGGGCAAGCAGCAGCCCTTCACCGCTAAGGACATCCGCTTCACCACCAAGGGCAAGGCGCTTTACGCTCTGACGCTTGGGCGGCCCGAGGGCGGGAAGGTCAGCGTCGTCTCTCTCGCTCAGGGCGGTCCCCACGCGCGGCGCGCGGTCAAGCGTGTCACGCTGGCGGGCGACAAGACCCCGCTAACGTTCCATCAGGATCGCGCCGGCCTGCACGTCACGGTCCCCGACGCCGCCCTGCATCCGTTCGGCGTGGCCCTGCGGATCGAAGGCGTGATTTAG
- a CDS encoding family 43 glycosylhydrolase: MVDKARDANAGAEPIDPQVLVDDDGQAYLVFGTRVPKIVKLGADMISLAGPIQDLTITGFPADDPKKKYGEAPFLHKRNGLYYFSFSTGWPGQIVYAVAKSPMGPYAYKGVILDYLKISTNHQAILEAEGRSWLFYHDTLLPGGGDHRRSITVAPLTYAPDGAINEVKP, encoded by the coding sequence CTGGTCGACAAGGCGCGCGACGCCAACGCCGGCGCCGAGCCGATCGATCCCCAGGTGCTCGTCGACGACGATGGTCAGGCCTATCTCGTCTTCGGCACGCGGGTTCCCAAGATCGTCAAGCTGGGCGCTGACATGATCAGCCTGGCGGGCCCGATCCAAGACCTGACGATCACGGGCTTTCCCGCCGACGACCCCAAGAAGAAGTATGGCGAGGCTCCGTTCCTGCACAAGCGGAACGGCCTCTATTACTTCAGCTTCTCGACTGGCTGGCCGGGGCAGATCGTTTACGCCGTCGCGAAGTCTCCGATGGGGCCGTACGCCTACAAAGGCGTGATCCTGGATTATCTGAAGATCTCGACGAACCATCAGGCCATTCTGGAAGCCGAGGGCCGCAGCTGGCTATTCTACCACGACACCCTGCTGCCAGGCGGGGGCGACCATCGCCGATCGATCACGGTGGCGCCGCTGACCTACGCCCCTGACGGTGCGATCAACGAAGTCAAACCCTGA